The region AGGCTGGCATCGTGATGTTTGGCGGACCCAACTTTCTTACACAAATCGAACACAAGCTGAGCGCATATATCTGGAACGTGGTGCATCGCTACGAGGTCGAGCTGGTGATCGACGCGCGCGAAATCGGAGTGGACAGTAGCGGGCAGCGCGCACTCTTTTCCAGTCGGAGACGGTTCGCCCGCGAAGCCAGCCCATCCTTTGAACGATCTGACGACGTGGTGCACAACGAAGCAACCTTTCGCGTGCGCGGCCGGTTTGTCGATCATGACATCCCGTGCGTTGCGTACGTGCTCGAGGAGAAGGCCCGCGTCAAGGTCGCGAAGGACCGGCTCGCGGCACTGGGGGTGTCGACGGGTGCATGGCTGCGCGAACTGAAACATGCGGTGCTGACCGGCGCCCCCGACGAGACGCCCATTCAGGTTCAGTGGCGCGATCGGCATGGCGAGCACGCCATGACCCGGCAGGTCGGCGAACTGCGTCACCTGATCGTCGACATCGTTCCTGGACAGCGCATTGGCTACGTAACGGATTTGCGCTAGACGGAACCGAACGTAGAGACCCTGTCGGAGTTGATGCACGACGTGGACCTGCTGTTTATCGAGAGCGTTTTTCTTGACGAGGACAAGGCCCATGGCCTGCGCAAGAATCACCTGACGGCCCGCCAGGCCGGTCTGATCGCGCACCGGATCGGCGCCCGGGCGGTGGTACAGTTCCACTTTTCGCCGCGTTACGAAGGGCGCTCGGCAGCACTGATTGCAGAAGTGCAGGCGGTATGGTCCGCTACGCCGGTTCGGGTTGGCGAAAGGCCTGATTAGACCGGGGAAGCTTCACCACCGACCGCTCGCTCATCGTCCATGGACTCCTTTGGCCACCCTGTTTCACGCGGCGGTTACGACGTCCTGTTGAGCCTGGAATGATAGTCAGGAATCGGCCACAAACAGCCGTTCGACCCCGTGACCTAGATCGTCAACAATCGCCTCCTGCAGGTCGCGAACGTGCGCGTCACGACAGCCGCAGTCGCCTCACGTCTTGCTGCGGAGGCGCGCTGAACAGACGGCTGTACTCGCGACTGAACTGCGAGGCGCTCTCGTCGCCAACTCGCGAAAAAAGGGGAGCGCGTATGCACTATCGCCCCGACAGAAAGTGCATACGGCGGGCGCGACTATCTTCCGCTCAGGCTGGAACCGCACCGATTTGCTGCAAGAGGGCCAAGAGGTCAGGTTGCCCGCGCTCTTCGACAATTTTTCCGTTGGAAAACCGATAGAAGTTCACGGCCTGAACCTGGATCTTCTTTCCGCTCGCAGGCACGCCAAAGAAGGTGGCTTGGTGAGTACCGCGCATGATGAAACGTGCGGCAACCGTGTCGTTTTCCGCGACCATTTCTTCGAGCGTCCAATGAATGTCGGGGAAACCAGAACGCATCATGCCGAGGATTTCCATGTACCCGTGCGGTCCAATGAAAGGATCCGGGCTGACGGGGGCGTGGAAGATTGCATTGGCGTCAACAAGCTCTTCGGCAAGCGCCTCGCTGGCTGTATTGATGAATTCAACAAAGCGGGACATCAACAGTTTGTTCGATTCGGCGGACATGATTTGAACCTTGTAAGTGAGTGTGGTCGCCCGCAACGGCGTCGTTTGCGTGCACCGCCAAACGAGAGGCGGAGCGGGTTGCGGTCGGTCGCGTAAGTGCCGGGTTCAGCTTGCTTGCGACAACTTCAACAAGTCTAGACTGCAAATCAATTTAGATAAATGCGTGATATCTTTGGACATTCACAACAGGACGTTTCGAATGGATCGCCTCACGGGTATCAGCGTTTTCGCGAAAGCAGTCGAACTGGGTTCGTTCTCGGCGGCTGGGGATGCGCTTCAGATGTCGCCACAACTGGTCGGAAAACACGTCCAGGTGCTGGAACAGAGTCTCGGCGTGCGTCTGCTGAACAGAACGACGCGTAGGCAAAGCCCGACAGATATCGGCCGGGCTTACTACGAACGCGCCAAGATCATCCTCGCGGAGGTCGAGGCGGCCGAAAACCTCGTAGCCGAGACCCGTTCAGTGCCGACTGGCCGTCTGAAGATAAATGCGCCTGTGAGCTTCGGCATACACACCTTGGCGCCAAAGTTGCCGGAGTACCTTAAGGCGTTTCCGCAGGTCGCAGTTGACGTGACTCTGTCGAATCGAGCCGTCGATCTGATTGACGAGGGTTATGACGCTGTGTTCAGGATTGGCGAACTGGGGGATAGCGGCCTGATTGCTCAGCCACTGGCTCCATACCGGTTAGTGCTATGCGCTGCGCCATCGTATCTTGCTGCAAACCCGCGCATAACAGTTCCCGCTGATCTCGAGCACCATGAGTGTCTTGGCTTTGCGCATACTGAACTACGATCGGAGTGGACGTTTGATGGCCCTGAAGGCCGCGTCGCTGTGCAGGTTTCGGGGCGGTTCATGGGAGACCATGGGGAGGTGCTGCTGGCGGCCGCCGTGGCGGGCGTCGGGGTCATGCTTCAGCCCGTGGAACTGGTGAAGAGCGAACTCGATCGGGGCAGTCTGGTTGTTGTGCTTCCGGATTACCAGGCGCCTTCGCGGCCATTACACGTTCTATATGCGCGTGATCGCCGCGTGACGCCTAAGTTGAGGAGTTTTCTGGATTTTGCGCGGGAGCATTTCGGAGCTTAGCGAAGTGATAGTTTCTCAGTGTTGTTCAAATGCCATCGGTGCCACACTCTGTCGAGCGGGCGCTGGTGGCAATGACCGCTTCGGGGAAAACTGAAGGTCTCGGATGGGTCGTCAAGCGTCTATCGCGGAGCTTTCCCTTTGGAGCGCAACGGACAGCCTTTAACGTAACTGAGATAACGAGAGATGTTGAATCGTCGAGAACTGGATTTGCGAATACATTCTCCTCGACAGTTGACCGACGTTCGTCGCAGGCATGCGGCAGCAGATCAATTTAACTACCGGGTTGCGTACGGAATCGCGGAACGAGCACGGACAAGCGAGGCGGGAATGCTTCCGGCGGGGACATTGCGGAAAGGACTCAGCGAACCGCCCGCTGCCCTTCCGGACTGCTAGACTGGAAGCTGCCCATGCAACCCATGGAGGAGGCATGATGTCCATCTACGTGGTGAAGACCGGTGAGCAGTTCCTCTCCACCGGCGAGGACGGCGACGTCGGCATGGCACCGGCGATTGAAAATGCCATGTCCTTTCTTTCGTATGAGGAAGCGGAAAAAGCGGCGAACGAGCACGCCGACCCCGGATACGAAATCGTGGCCGTCTGCGTTACCAGACTGACGCGCAGTCCGTTGCTCGGCGCTCAGTGAGGGAGGCCGCTAGCAATTTCGCTGGCGCCATGCGATATGGTCCTCCTGTTGGCTGCGTCCGAAATCATCCGCGAATCGGCTGCATCGCGCATCGAGATTCGCACGAGGCGGTCAACGTGCGCGTTGACCGCCTTCATCACGGGCTCATGGCAGCGAACGACGAACCGTCTTCTACGAACGCTCCCAGGAGTGCGGCAAGCCCTCCATAACTTGCGGTACAGAGTGCGGCGCATGGAGACCCGTCACCCTTGTTATTCACCCAACACCCCACCGCCGTTTCCGTGGCGTGATGAATACCGCCACTTGGCGGCCGCCACGGTCTCGCGCGCCTCGTGAGCACGGCGCTGTTTTGTCTCATTGCGGCCAGGAAGCGTCATTCGCTCGCACCGTCGCTTAGACATTGAGGCGTCAGTTCTCATCTGGAACCGGCCTTTGACCCGTCCGCTGAAAGATCGCTCGCCGGACGCGGCAGACGACTTGAGATTGCAAGAAGAGGCTTGGCCACCTGGATTTCCGCTATCGCTCGCCGGCAGACCGTGACAGGTCACGGCAAAAACCTGTTGACGTGCCTGAGACGAGTTCTTTTGCGGTCGTGCCCAAGGCCAGCTCCACAGTGTTCACCGTGTAGGCCGATTGTGCCGGCGCGGACGCGACCGGACTAAGCGTTGCCGCGAGGACGGTGGCGAGCCGGGCGGCAGACTGCACGTTCGCATCGGCGATGCGTGAGGGGCGCGCCCCAGGCCGCATGGGCGGTGACGCACGCCCACATTGATTTCTTTGTTTCATCTCCTATTCTCACTAGAAGCCATCGGGTACAGAGCCCCAATATGTCTTAAAGCAGTGAGGCTTGAATGTCAGTGTGGCGTTCGGACAGGAATGGTCACGTCCTGAATCCACACATCTCTGCCACAGCGTCGCATCATTAACGGCCTGGCCGAGATGCTGCCGCGTGGCGAGTTCGTCGCTACTGTTTCTTGAGGACTTAACACTACGGTTGGAGGAAAAAATGGCAGATTGGAAAGTCGCCAGGGTCTCACAGGTTTTCGCAACAACCGATCCACTGTACGCTATGGTATTGCTGGAAGAATCACTGCCCGAAGGTGGTGAGGCGAGAACTTGGAGAAGAATAGAACCACGAAGCGCTGACGGCTGTAGTAATGTTTTTCAGATCGCAACAGGCGCTTGGGTAAGGGATCATGACCTGATCGTTTATCTGTTGAATGATGCGGGTGAACTAACTGCCATGGCAAACTTCCTCACCTAGGAGCGAGGCCGCAGATGACTCCACGCTCCGAGCTAATTGCTCCCCCGGGCCAGAAAGACCTCGAAGGCTTGCGGGCCCGACTGGCCCCCCGCTCCGAGGTAATGGCTCCCCCGGACCAGAAAGACCTTGAAGGCTTGCGGGCCCGACTGGCTCCTCGCTCCGAGCTAGTTGCTCCCCCGGACCCGAAAGACCTCGAAGGCTTGCGGACCCGATTGGCTCCACGCTCCGAGCTAGTTGCTCCCCCGGACGCGAAACACCTTGAAGGCTTGCGGGCGCAATTCGCTCCGCGCCGCGAGCCAATTGCGCCCCCCGGACCTGAGGATCTGAAAGGCCTGCAGGTCCGAATTGCCCCGCGCTCAGAGCCAATTGCTCCCCCAGAGCCGAAAGATCTGGAAGGCCTGCGGGCCCGGATGGCCCCGCGTTTAAAGCCGATTGCTCCGCCTGAGCCGAAGGATCTGGAAGCGTTGCGTCAAATAGCCTCACGCGCCGGGCCGATTGCTCCGCCGGATTGATCTGACTGAACGCCGGAAAGCATCGGCGAGTCCTTGAGAGCAAAACTGCGATCGACACCGGACGGATTCCGGTCTATTCCCGCGTCGAGGAATTCCTGCGGCTGACCGCCAAGCAAGTCGCTGACCCTCTCAGAACGCCGGCAACAGACGAAAAAGGCCGACCCCAAATGCGGTCGGCCTGGAGTTGCTTCAGTACATCACGGCTCAGTTCGTCACCACGCCGATCGTCGGCGCGGCCGAACTGTTGGCGTACCCAAGATAAAGCGTCTTGCCGTACAGGAACGACATGCCCAGTCCAGCGTCGGCTTGCCGAACAGTTCCTGCTGGATCGCAAGATTCGCGATCGCATAGGACGTGCTGGCCGCCGGCTAAGCGAGCACCGACTGCGCGTTAGCTACCTGGAACGTCACGTTCAGGCCACTGCCGCCACCGGTGAACACCGTCGATTGCGACGTCAGGCTGCTCGGACAATACCAGGTGATGCCCTCCACCGAACAGGTCGGCAACGGGGCATTTCGGCATATAGTCCGCGCCGGAGCCGCTTTCGATGACCGCCGTCATGCTCGTGCCCTCCACCATCGTCACGTTGGCCGTCGACCGTTGAGGGTTCTATTGCTGCCGCACAGGCGAGACTGCATCGAGGGTCAGCAATGGGTCGAACTGGGTCCTTCATCGAACTTTCGAGTTCAGCCAGTTGCGGCCGTTCGCCGGTGCGGCTCGACCGGACACTCAAATGTTGGTTCCTTCCAGACAACGGACATCTACTGCTGGCTCGTTTTCGGACGCCTACTTTCAGTGCAACGCGAAGGCCGCTGGTGACACCGTTTCAGTTTTCGTTGTCAGGAATAGAAGCTACAAACGAGAATACGCCGAGCGAAACAACAAATCACAGGCCTTAACACTATGGCGACCCGCAAACTAGCAGACCTTCAAAAAGAAGCGACAGAAGCGCGTTCGCGCCTACTAATCGGAAGCTGGGACGCTGCACACCCAGACGTTGCCTTCCGGCTTGTGAGCCTCCGGGAACTTTTGAAACGACCTGAAGACGACGAAATCAACCGACACGTTGTAGTAGCGACCGTCGCTGCTTTGCAAACCTACCTTCGAGGCGTGGTCGTTGCCCTATGCAACTTCGATAACACTTACCGTGTTCGCGCGGCCGAGCTGTTACAAGAAAAGATCTCCATCAAGGATGCGCTGGGATGGATCGGCGGAGCATCAGTGAGCTTTGGCGAACTGGTCGCCCACTCGGCCACATGTAACTCAACCACCGACTACATCACTTGGATGAGTGCACTTCTCGCTGGCAACTTCCACGACCAGCTCAAAACCGCAGTACCTGAACTGGACGTCAGAAACAAAAAGCAACGCCCAGAACCAATCATCGCAGACGTCGACCTTCTGTTCAGCCGCCTTAGCGACCTGTTTCGATTGCGCCACATCCTCGCACACGAAGCAGCATCCGGCTTGCAGGTCCGCAATTCCACCGTATCCGAGATGCACAAATGTGCGTGCCTGCTGATCGAAGGCACGGACGCCGTTCTTTGGTCAACGGCGTACCAGAGCCTACCGCTAACACAAACCGAAATGAACATCCACGCAGCACAGCTTGCAACGAAAGCTGCATCCGCCATGGACGTAGAGCTGAACATCGGCCTTGCGTGCGCGAGCGACTCAACAATCACCGAATGGCTTACCAAGCATCAAGCCGAATGGATGCGTCTGTGCGACGACTGGTACAAAAACACCTATGGCTCCATGCAAGGGACCATGTGGCCCTCAGTCGCAGGCGTCGATCGCGCCCGCGTAATCGAGGCGAGAACCGAGCAAATACGTCAATGGGTCCGCGTAATCCGCCCACCCGAGAACAACGGAAAACAGCAATACTGCGGCTTCGGCGGGTCGTTCGACTACTGAAGCGCTTACCAGCCCCAACTTGATGGACTGTGCCCCATAAGCCCACGGAAGTCACGAAACACCTC is a window of Paraburkholderia sp. IMGN_8 DNA encoding:
- a CDS encoding ester cyclase translates to MSAESNKLLMSRFVEFINTASEALAEELVDANAIFHAPVSPDPFIGPHGYMEILGMMRSGFPDIHWTLEEMVAENDTVAARFIMRGTHQATFFGVPASGKKIQVQAVNFYRFSNGKIVEERGQPDLLALLQQIGAVPA
- a CDS encoding LysR family transcriptional regulator gives rise to the protein MDRLTGISVFAKAVELGSFSAAGDALQMSPQLVGKHVQVLEQSLGVRLLNRTTRRQSPTDIGRAYYERAKIILAEVEAAENLVAETRSVPTGRLKINAPVSFGIHTLAPKLPEYLKAFPQVAVDVTLSNRAVDLIDEGYDAVFRIGELGDSGLIAQPLAPYRLVLCAAPSYLAANPRITVPADLEHHECLGFAHTELRSEWTFDGPEGRVAVQVSGRFMGDHGEVLLAAAVAGVGVMLQPVELVKSELDRGSLVVVLPDYQAPSRPLHVLYARDRRVTPKLRSFLDFAREHFGA